Part of the Phacochoerus africanus isolate WHEZ1 chromosome 8, ROS_Pafr_v1, whole genome shotgun sequence genome is shown below.
ATCGTGTTCCTCATTGCTGGCAAGATCCTGGAGATGGACAACCCCACGACGGTCGGAAAGAAGCTGGGCTTCTACGCGGTGACCGTGGTGTGCGGGCTGGTCGTCCACGGCCTCTTCATCCTGCCCCTGCTCTACTTCTTCATCACCAAAAAGAATCCCGTCGTCTTCATCCGCGGCATCCTCCAGGCCCTGCTCATCGCgctggccacctcctccaggtAGCCCTGGGCGACGGGCAGGTGGCAGGAGGTAGCCATGTCTGAACGCGGCCCTTCTGTCCAGCCATCATCTGTCCAGAGCCACAGACCCACGGAACGTGTCAGTGTGACCTGTGTCACCAGCTTGGGGGAAGCGAGGGGAACAAGATCTATTCTTGCAACGTCAGGCTTGAGGCCCCACCTGTCTGAATGGCAGGAACCACCGTGCCCCCGCCACCCGCCGGCCAACTCCGCGCAGTCCACACGGGGTTGGCATCAGGGGCAGGGAGAGCTGAGGAGTGATGAGTCTGTAATCACTGTCGCCTTTCCCTGCCACATGGTGTTTCTGGAGTCAGGCCCTGCACTGTCTAAGGACCTTGCCTGTCTGTCGTCACTGGGACAGCCTGGCAAGTTGCCCTCTCACAACCTTGGCAGCGTCTCCGGCTCGTAGGAATTGGAATCCTGGTTCCATCACCCACTAGCTGTGCGACTGTGGGCAAGCCACCCGACCTCCCTGGTTGTTGGTCTCCTCATACACAGACAGGGCAGCACTGGAGGAGCCTCTGCCCCTTGGGCCACTGAGGGGATGGGTGGAGATACCCCCGGAGGCCAGCCTGGGCTTGACGAAGCAACACCTGCCCTCGAGGATCCCAGAATGCAGCTGAGAGCAGAAGACCAGGGGGTTAGCGTGGTGCAGAGGTGGCTGATGAGCGAGGGGGAGCAAGGAGGCGGTCACTGACTGGCCATCTAACCCTGGGAAGAAAGGGTGGTTCTCCCCACAGCAAGGGTCCAAGCGCCACATGGACAAAGTCGCCCCAACTCCAGCCCTAGTCTCTGGCACCAAAGGCCTggctcttccctcttcctccatccttcACTGCCTTCTCTTCTTTGGGCCTTAGCTTCCCAATCTGTAAAACAGGATCAAGGGCCACCTCAGACCTCCTCCCCCGGCAGCCACGGGACCCACCCTTGGCAGCACACGCACCTCGTGCAGGACTTGGGAGGAGCAGAACCACGTGCAGAAAAGCCCTAGGGGCCCTGTCCAGGACCCcacccagggcagagggaggaggcgaGAGGGAAAGATGAAGCCCCAACCAGCGGCGGGCCACCCCCCCTACCCCGAGCCACTGGCCAAGCTCTGCCAGGGCTGGCAGCCCCCACCATCTCCTGCTTGGTGGACCCGAGGCCCGGCCCCAGCATACCCGGGGCCCAAGGGGCTCTGGCAAGGGCAAATGGGCTTACGGGGCAAGGGCCTACAGGACAGAAAGGGCCCAGGGCCACACTAACCTGGTATCTGTCCCCACACTGCCACTGGGAGCTCGGTAACAACACAGCAACAAGAGCGGTGGCTACCGCTGATGGAGCGCCCACCACATGCCAGATGTGCTTCTCAGTACTCACTCCTTGACTCCTAACAGCTCTGcaaagcacaggaaactatggCACCCACAGGTTAGGGAGGTGCCAAGGCCACTAGGTAGTGGGAGGCTGGACACAGAAGGCAGGACCTCTGGGTCCGGCCCGGAGCCCAGCTGTTGGCCTCTTCATCTCCGCGAGATGCGGTCGTGAGATGTTGGgtcagcccctcctcccttctgggCTTCAGCTgctccatctgtaaagtggactCAAAGCCCCTCCCTCACAGTATGTCCTCGGCTGGTGACTCCCTTCCCCGCCTGTGCGTGTGCAGGGCGACGATGAGGCCCTGGGCCTGGGAGAGTCTGGCCATGTGACCATGTTCAAAGCCCCTTCAGCCtgttctgcccccacccccagatgtGCCAGCTGCCTGGGGATGGGGCTGGTGGGGAGAGTTTCTATCACTGGCCAGTGGGCAGTCGAGGGGCCCCAAGCATCCTGGAGGAGGGTGATGGGCAGACACTGGCCCCTCTGCCCACAGCTCAGCCACACTGCCCATCACCTTCAAGTGCCTGCTGGAGAACAACCACATCGACCGGCGCATTGCCCGCTTCGTGCTGCCCGTGGGCGCCACCATCAACATGGATGGCACTGCGCTCTATGAGGCTGTGGCTGCCATCTTCATTGCCCAGGTCAACAACTACGAGCTGGACTTCGGCCAGATCATCACTATCAGGTACACCTCTGACATCCCGCACCCAGTGTGGATGGgtctctgaggcccagagagggcagggggCTCATTCCAGGCCACACAGCAAGTCAGAGCTGGGGCCCAGACCTGAGCTGCTCTCATGACTCGGGGGGCACCAGGCTCCTTCCCTAGCGCTGCCCTGCTGAGGAAGGGCTCCAAGCAGGCTGGGAAGCTGGAGCCCCAGGAGGGCCTGCGGTCTGGACATGCAGAGCAGGGAGGGCGCTgcaggagggcagaggccaggggcagggctgaggaacaatcggggtgggtgggggcggcTGCTGGTGTGGCTGGAGCTGGGGAAAGGGGGCTTGGGTCAGGGGCAGAGGCCAAGCGGAAGGTCTCACCTGCTAGCCTTTGGGTATCAGTCTGGCCCTGGGGGCTAGGCCCCAGAGGGAGGACAGGCAGAGCCGCACCAGTTGGACGATCAGAATCCCCGGGGCAGCTTCCTACAAACCTCTGGAGATCATGGTTCCAGATGCCGGGTTTTGTGCAACTTTCTCAGGAGGTGCTGCTGAGACCAGGGACAGGGGCTTCTGGGACCACAGGGCCTGGAGCAGAGCCAGGCCCCCTGCCTGGAGAGCTCCCTGATGTGGCACGCCTAACAACTGCTGCTCCACGATGCTGTCCCCCAGGGCCTTGGCATTCTGGTCTCCTCCTTGGGACCCGGGCCCAACAACGCTCCCTCCCCCCCCTGCAGCATCACAGCCACCGCGGCCAGCATCGGGGCAGCCGGCATCCCCCAGGCCGGACTCGTCACCATGGTCATCGTGCTCACTTCCGTGGGTCTTCCTACCGACGACATCACCCTCATCACTGCTGTCGACTGGGCTCTGTAAGTGGGGTTCACCCTGCCTGCCCACCCCTACCTTGGGCGGGCCCTCGGGGGGGGACAGGGAAGTGGTTGGGCACAGTGGGTACCCCTTGACACCGGCCCAACGGGGGCCCGATTTGTGGGGCCCAATTTCCAAAAATGACAATATGGGATTCCTGGTTCAAAAGTTGCGAAGACTTTTGAGAGGGTGGCAGCAGAGCCTTAGCGCAAGCCCAGGCCCGTCTAAACACAGCCCTGAGCCACTGCGCAGTCACATGCCCACGAAGCTGGCCCTGGGTCACCCACTTCAGCATCACCAAGAGGGTGGTGGGCTGGGAGGACAGGAGGGCGTCCTTCTGTGGGTGCTGCTGGGGCCCTCTCCCGGCGCCCCTGACAGCAAAGTGCCTGCCCCTCGCCGCTGACCGGCCACCTTGGCCCCACAGGGACCGTTTCCGCACCATGATTAACGTGCTGGGTGATGCCCTGGCCGCTGGGATCATGGCCCACGTCTGCCGGAAGGACTTTGCTCAGGACACGGGCACTGAGGTGAGAACAgtgcctccctccagcccagctGAGCCACTGCCCAGAGGTGGAGCCAGTGGGATGGGCAGAGCACCCCATTGGCCACCCCCAGCTGGGTGGCAGATCCCTCCCCACCTTGAGTTTTGGTCCCCTCGTAGGCACCGGGTGACAGATTCCTCTAAGAGCTAGTTGGCGAGCATCCACAGTGGCTGGTGCTGAGCCAGACACAGGAGCAGCGGTGGTGAACACAGTCGGCTCCCTTGGGGGCTGGGTACCCTTGTGTCGGGCCAACAACAGTGCCAGCGTCTCTACGTCTGCTCAAGGCTTCATGGTCCTCAGGGCTCCTTCAATAACCACGTGTAGAAGCTGCCCCCCTCCATGGGGCAGCATCCGCTGAGGCCCAGACTGGGCAGCTGCCCATCCCCACCCTGGACCCTGTGGGTCAGGTGCCCTCCTCCACTAAgtccaggaggaggaggcaggacagcttggacctggtgctCAGAGAAGCCCTGTGACCTGTTGAGGTCCCCCGGCATGTCTGTGGGATCAGCAATCCCGTCGTTCCCAGCCTTTGCCTGTTCAGTCCTCCCTCGTGTCTACCCTCAGTCCCTCCTGCTGCTGCCAAGACCTGTTTCCCCTCCCCAGAAACTGCTGCCCTGCGAGACCAAGCCTGTGAGCCTCCAGGAGATCGTGGCGACCCAGCAGAACGGCTGTGTGAAGAGTGTGGCTGAGGCCTCAGAGCTGACTCTGGGCCCCGCCTGTCCCCACCACGTCCCCATCCAGGCGGAGCAGGATGAGGAGCCGGCCACTGCCCGTCTGGACCACTGCACTATCGAGATCAGTGAGCTGGAGACCAATGTCTGAGCCTGCGGAGCCGCAGGGGCCAGGGGCAGCCTCCAAGGTCAGGGGCCAAAGGCAGGATCTCAACCCGCCGCAGAGCCCGGGGGCCAGGCTCGCACGATCTTCCCAAGCTGGAGAGAGCAGCATGAGCACCGCTGGATGGAAAATGAAGTTCCGGAGAAAGACGGCACGGGGGCGCCGCCGCTGGAGAGGTACAGGCAGACGTCGCCCGGGCCCTGATGGGGACACGTCCGCCGGGTGGCCTCTGAGGACGGCAGGCAGAGGTCATGGTACCTACTTTCTAGATCACAGAGGTGAGGCTCTGGGAGCTGAAAACACTTGCCCCAGGTCTCCTGACGAGTCGTGTCCGGGCCAGGACTCCAGTTCAAGGCTTTCAGGCCCTGGCCGCTCCCTCCCAGAGGACAGCGATGCCTGCAGGGCCAGATGCCGAGAGAAAGAGGCTCTGCCCCTCTCCGGGGGCCCCACAGCCACCACTGCTTTCAATTTATGGAGACATAACAACGTCCTGGTTCTGCCCCAGCTGCGTCCCAGCCCGGGccggcccccaccctgccccatgaCACGTGGCCTCAGACAAACTGCTCTCCCCAAGGACAGGCCCAGCCCGAGGCCCAGACCTGCGGCCTTGAATGTGCCACAGCCCGTCCCGTGGCCCCTCCTACCAGTTACCTCTCACAAAGCTCCCCCGACGTGGAGCCGGGGCCGGGGAAGGCGTCACCAGGGCTGCAGGGTGCGGAGGACCAAGTGGGCCGGCTGGGACGGGGGCAGCCGGCCTGCCTGGGATGCTTTAGCCCAGCTGCCCTTACGGGCCTGGGGTCAGCACTCCCCAACAGCCCGTGTGATGAAGTAGAGTgagatttttctattcctttccttCTGTGTTTGCAAATTCAATGATAACgaaataaaagtattttgtttttcaagtcttGGGGGCTTAGCAACCATACTCTGGCCAGCATTTCTTTACTGGGTCAACATAGGCTGTCAAAGTGCAGACTGGCCTGTCTGGGCAGGCAGAGTCCAGACAGGCCCCTCCAGGAAGCCAGAACGTAAACAGCCTTGTTCTTGTAGCTGGAGTGTAGACAGGTCTGTCTGGGCTGTCAGTGTACAGACAGCGTGGTCAGAGTGAGGACCGGCCTGTCTGAGCCATCGTGTGCAGGAGGCAACCGGCTGGCCAGGGGCCCATCTGGACAGCCTCGGTGCGGGCAGCCCCCAGCCGGGACGTTGGCTCTGCAGGCAGGGCCCTGAGCTCAGTCTCCACAAAAGAATCACATTTCCCCAGCCAGCCTGGCTCCCTTTGGTGGGTGCTTTGCTTTAAGGGGAGGCTGTGCCCCAGAAGTTTCCAGACTCTCTCTGTCTCCTGTGCCTCAGCCCCACGGTGCCTCAAGGAGGCTTCTAAGGGACAGAGAAGAGCCCTGGCCACACAGCCTGCTCTGGACGTGCTTTGGGTTGGCACTGTGGAGCCCACGAAGACCCCAAAGCTGGGGGAGGGCATGGGCTCCCTGGGGTCACTCAAAGAATCAGGAGGGCACTTGCCCCGCCCCATCCTCCTTCCAGGGCCATAGTCTGAGGGATCCAGGAAGGGCCCCAGGCTCCCCCTCCcactgcagggctgggggctgtaGAATCCACCATGGGAATATCTTTCCTTCCTCAAGGCCTAATCACCTGCAAGAGGTCAGATGTCAAGCTGTGGTCACTCCCACCATTGTGTGGCCTAGCTCACTGCCCCCTTCCCCGGGTCACAGCTCTAAGGCCCTTTGAGCGATGGGCCACACAAGGCAGGAAGCTGCTCTTTACTGGGCCTGACAAGTGCATGCTTACACACCTCCAGTGGCCAGGGGCCACCACTTCTGGGCATCTCATCCACTGTGGGGCAGCTGTGCAGTCTGAGGTTCTTCTCTGCTCTAAGCCGGCTGCTGCTTTCTGGTCCCCCCTCTGGCCCAGCTGGGCAGGTGTGCAGAAACCAGGGCCCCCAAGAGGGCTCTGCTCCAGCTCCCAGGCCTGCCTCCAGCCCCCTTCCCACTCCAGCACCCTCGAAGGACAGACCCCATCAGTGATGCCCAGTCAGCACACAGGAGCCCGAGCAGCCCAAAGCCGGCAGGTGCTTGGTTTGAATGCTCAGCCCCAGGGACTGCAGGGTGAGCTCGCAGGCCCAGTGTGGTCTCCCCAATCCAACCTCTGAGCTGAGGGGCTCCACGTGCCTCCGGGCCGGCTTACCTGGAACTAAACCCTGCATCCGGGGACCCCAGCCTGTGTGATCACTCTGTGGGCCTCAAGAACTGAACGCTGCCCAGACTCCTGCTGGTCCAGAAGGCACTGAGGTGCTTGGATTCTGCCCACCCGGCCAGGCACCAGCCTAGCACCTGGCAGGAAGCACACACAGACACGGCCACAGGCTGCCAGACAGGGGTAATGCTTTTATATTAGCTTTTCTGTAACAAGAAAAATCAGCTTTGAagtctttatcattttttctcttaaaaaagaattaaaaaacccaaaggtACCCAGAACTCCCCTCaggcccaaaaaataaaaaaggtctcTCATCGGTGCAGCTGGGCCCTTGGCTCTTGCTCAGGCCAGCCCCACCATCTCCACCTAGGGCAGGCCCGCGGCCCCCCAGCACACCCAGACCATCCCTCTGGCCTCGGAGGGGCTTGCCCATCAAAGGCATGCCTGGGGCCGGCCAGGGTGTGGCGGGGAGTGACTGCCCCAGTGGTGGGGAGCGGGGCGCATGGGCCAGGGCAGCAGTCCTAGAGGTTCCTGTCCCCAGATGAAGGGAAAGGAACAAAAGCCAGCTTTTGTGAGTTCCAGAGGGTACAGGCGCCTGGCTGCAGAGAGCTCGGAAATAACTCTGCATCTTCCCCGAGAGATAGATGGACCAGCAGGTGGCGAGCCGTTGTGGTCATTTCTGCCAAGAAGGGCTGTTTGCACATgacatgtgtgtgcgtgtgtgtgcgcgtgcgcccGTGCATGCGCATATATATCCATGGGGCAGGGAGCAGCACCCATGAGTGCCAGGACAGGTCAGACCCTTCCCCGAGGATGCAGGACTCAGGGTGAAGGGGGTGTGGGTGCAGAGTGGGGGCGGTGTGGTGTCTGTTTGTGTCTGGTTGTGGATGCGctgcaggaaggggtggggatgggagactGGGTCCAGTCTGTGCGTGGAGGGGCCAGCAGGGGCTGTGCTGGGCTTGTCTGTGAGCGATTTGCGGAGTGTGGCTCACGTGCTCAGGCCCGGGCTGCAGAAAGGCTCCAGCGGTCCATCGTCCTGCAGGACATGCGAGAGTCAGGGGGAGCCAGGGGAAGTGGATTCGAGCTGGGGACGCCCCCCCACCCAGGGGGCTCTGGGAGGGCCAGACAACGGCAGGCATGATGGGGAGTTGCCCCTGGGAGCCCCGAGCCAGCAGGTCACCCACTGGGAGGTGCTCGTGGGGGGCTGGGTTGGGTCCTCTGGCCTTTCCCTGGGGCCTCTCCCAGGGCACCGCTCAGCAGACCTGACGGCGGCCAGTGTCCCCAGCAGAGGCAGATCCTCTCCTCCCGGGGACCCACAGGGACCCTCGAGAGGGCCACACTGAACAGCCAGTCGCCCTGCTGCTGATGCCTGGCTCTGCCTGAGGACAAGGTGTGGAGACAAGGGGCCCTGGGAGGACAAGAAGGTGACTCCGGAGCACTGGCTCTGGGCCTGCCCTCTGAGCCCAGACAGCGCCCCAGCACGCACCCCTCTCTGTCATCAGCTGAACCCCTTCCTCAGCTCCCTCTGCCATTCTCAACCCGCCTCGGGCTTCTCTTCAATTCAACGTCTTCACAGAggcccagcagcccctcctctGGCCACACCCTGGccccctggccccagggcccccagCTCAGCTCCCTCTGAGACTCCCCGCTGGCTACTCACCACCACCGTGCCCACTCTCCAACATGCCCCGGGGGGACCAACCCCTGGCTGCACTCCCATCCCTTCCCGGCCTGACCCGCAGGACCCGTGAGGCAGTCACTCTCTCACCTATACCCTCAATGTCCTTGTCCCTTTTTCCCTCCTACCCCACACACCTgtcccaaaccccagccctggATGGGTCCCCTCCGTCCACTGTCTCCACACCCATTCTGGTCCTCTGAGTCCCTCCTGCTGCAGAGAAACCAGAAGGCTAGAAGCTCAGGCCGATGTGACTTCACATCTAGCCACCAAGCCACTAACCTGCATGTGCCTGCAGCCCCTCAGTCCTCCGTCCTGCCTCAGTGGAAGAAGCACTGACTTTCCTGCCCAAACCAGTCCTTCCTCCTGTTTCCAAGGGGATGGCTACAGCCAAACTCTCCtctcttatatctttttttttttttttttgtctttttgccatttctagggccaatcccgcggcatatggaggttcccaggctaggtgtcgaatcagagctatagccactggcctacactagagccgcagcaactcgggatctgagcctcgtctgcaacctaccccacagctcacggcaacgccagatccttaacccacttagcgaggccagggatcgaacctgcaacctcgtggttcccagtcggattcattaactgctgagccaggatgggaactcctcctctcttaTATCTTTAGCTCCTCCCTCCATGCTGGCCCCTCCCATCAGCATTCAAACCAGCTCTATTCCTTAAAAAAGGCAGATGGTGAAGAGAGGCCTGCCTGAACTTCACGTCCCCTTTCCAGCCACCCTCTCTCGTCTCTTCATGGCCAAACTTCTCGACAAGAGTTGTCTACACTCCCTGGATCCACTCTTTCCCAGCCATTTTCTCCACCCTCTTCATCCCTGAAGCCACTCCCCACGTGGAGACCTCATATCCACCGGAGATAAATCTGGTAGGTTCTTGGCTATGCCAGCTCCCTCAGTGTCTCGGCAGCACTGACACAGCTGATTCTCCCCCACTTCTGGAGAAGCCTGTGCGTAGACATGCATGTGTCTATATACATGTGCACACAAGGGCATGTGTGCCTGAGGGGCATGCGTGCCTGGGGGGACATGTGCACATGTATTCACATGCCCGCACACGTGTGCAATGGTGCATCTGTCCAGCTATAAACACACGATggagagttcccgtggtggcaaaGAGGAGACAAATCCATCTAGTACCCAtgcggatgcgggttcgatccctggcttcactcagtgggtcggggatccagcattgccgtgagctgtggtatataggtcacagacaaggcttggatcctgcatgggtgtggctgtggtgtaggctggcagctacagctctgatttaacccctagcctgggaacttccacatgctgtgggtgtggccctaaaaagcaaaaaataaataaataaataagtaaataaataaataaacaaaacatgtgATGGAgcacatgcatgtgtgtctgtgtgtacacatgtgcgCTGCGTGTTGGAGTGTGTGCTTTGtccatgtgtgtatgtttaggTGTGTGCATGGGCACAGATACATGTGTGGGTGCCCCATGTACACGTGTGGGTGCTTGTGTGGCATGACTGTGTACTCGCCCTGTGTCCTCGGCTGTCTGCAGTTCTCCTGCCCCGTTCCCTAGATGCTCTGTCCCAAGTTCTgctgctgctccccaccccaaccccctctCTCACTCACTGCCCCCAGGTGAGCTCCCCAAGCTTCTTGGCCTCAGCGACTGTTTCAAGGCTGATGGTGCCTGGATCCCCACCTCTAGCCCAGACCTCGCTTCTGAGCCCCAGACCCACATATCCAGCCCACCCTGGGTAGCTCCCCCAGGGCCCTCCAAACTCAACATCCCCCCACCAAATCTGCGCCTCCTGGCACAATTACCCACTGGAATGCCAAGCTAGAACCGGGATCTTATCTTCTCCCTCGCCCCATGTCCAGCAGGACGACTTGGGCCCCTTGAGTCTGCACCCCCCAACTCCTTTCAGGCCCCCCCTGCTTGTCTGCAtcctccccgcccacccccagcATCTCTGGCTTGGATTACAGCCCGGGTCCCCATATCCATTCCTGCTTCCACCATCCCAGCCCTGTGCATGTCCCATC
Proteins encoded:
- the SLC1A7 gene encoding LOW QUALITY PROTEIN: excitatory amino acid transporter 5 (The sequence of the model RefSeq protein was modified relative to this genomic sequence to represent the inferred CDS: substituted 1 base at 1 genomic stop codon); amino-acid sequence: MVLGAILARGWDVCRRNGLLILSVLSVTVGCLLGFFLRTRHLSPQEISYFQFPGELLMRMLKMLILPLVVSSLMSGLASLDAKTSSRLGILTVAYYLWTTFVAVIVGIVMVSIIHPGGAAQKETTGQSGKPIMSSADPLLDLIRNMFPANLVEATFKQYRTKTTPVVKSPKAASEEAPAGRSLIYGVQEENGSRVQNFVLDLTPPPEVVYKSEPGTSDGMNVLGIVIFSATMGIMLGRMGDSGAPLVSFCQCLNESVMKIVAVAVWYFPFGIVFLIAGKILEMDNPTTVGKKLGFYAVTVVCGLVVHGLFILPLLYFFITKKNPVVFIRGILQALLIALATSSSHGTHPWQHTHLVQDLGGAEPHVPAAWGWGWWGEFLSLASGQSRGPKHPGGGXWADTGPSAHSSATLPITFKCLLENNHIDRRIARFVLPVGATINMDGTALYEAVAAIFIAQVNNYELDFGQIITISITATAASIGAAGIPQAGLVTMVIVLTSVGLPTDDITLITAVDWALDRFRTMINVLGDALAAGIMAHVCRKDFAQDTGTEKLLPCETKPVSLQEIVATQQNGCVKSVAEASELTLGPACPHHVPIQAEQDEEPATARLDHCTIEISELETNV